A DNA window from Bacillus marinisedimentorum contains the following coding sequences:
- the accC gene encoding acetyl-CoA carboxylase biotin carboxylase subunit, translating into MIRKLLIANRGEIAVRIIRAAKELDIKTVAVFSEADKDALHVQMADEAYCIGPTASKDSYLNFTNIMSVATLRDVDAIHPGYGFLAENADFAEICRECNVTFVGPSPEAITKMGTKDVARETMRDAGVPVVPGSRGIVETNEAAVELAEEIGYPVIIKATAGGGGKGIRVARDENDLIKGLNITRQEAATAFGNPGVYIEKYIEDFRHVEIQVLADKHGNTIHLGERDCTIQRRLQKLVEESPSPVLDEDMRAEMGEAAVKAAEAVEYTGAGTVEFIYDHNNKKFYFMEMNTRIQVEHPVTELVTGVDLIKEQILVASGEKLPYKQDEITFTGWAIECRINAENPKKNFMPSPGKINMYLPPGGFGVRVDSAVYPGYMIPPFYDSMIAKLITYGNTRDEAISRMKRALSEYLIDGVDTTIPFHLRLLNHKKFNEGDYNTKFLEMYNVMED; encoded by the coding sequence ATGATACGAAAACTATTGATTGCCAATCGCGGAGAAATTGCTGTTCGGATTATCCGCGCAGCGAAAGAACTGGACATCAAAACAGTAGCCGTGTTTTCTGAAGCGGACAAAGACGCCCTGCATGTCCAAATGGCAGACGAAGCATACTGCATAGGTCCAACCGCTTCCAAGGACAGTTATTTGAATTTCACCAACATCATGAGTGTAGCAACTCTTCGGGATGTCGATGCGATTCATCCAGGCTATGGCTTTCTCGCAGAAAATGCCGATTTTGCTGAAATTTGCCGGGAATGCAATGTCACTTTTGTCGGTCCGAGCCCGGAAGCTATCACAAAAATGGGTACAAAGGATGTAGCCAGGGAAACGATGCGTGATGCGGGCGTTCCTGTCGTTCCTGGCTCTCGCGGAATTGTTGAAACGAACGAAGCAGCGGTTGAACTGGCCGAAGAAATCGGATACCCGGTCATCATCAAAGCGACAGCCGGCGGCGGCGGCAAAGGGATCCGCGTCGCAAGGGATGAAAACGATCTGATCAAAGGGTTGAATATTACGAGACAGGAAGCGGCTACGGCCTTTGGCAATCCGGGTGTTTATATCGAAAAATATATCGAGGATTTCCGGCACGTTGAAATACAGGTGTTGGCGGATAAGCATGGGAATACAATCCATCTCGGAGAAAGGGACTGTACGATTCAGCGCAGGCTCCAAAAGCTGGTGGAAGAGTCCCCGTCGCCAGTCCTTGATGAAGATATGCGCGCCGAGATGGGGGAGGCCGCCGTAAAAGCTGCGGAAGCAGTGGAATATACAGGGGCCGGAACTGTGGAATTCATATATGACCATAACAATAAAAAGTTTTATTTCATGGAAATGAATACCAGGATCCAGGTTGAGCATCCTGTTACTGAACTTGTAACAGGTGTCGATCTCATCAAAGAACAAATTCTTGTGGCTTCCGGAGAAAAATTGCCTTATAAACAGGATGAGATCACATTCACAGGGTGGGCCATCGAGTGCAGGATAAATGCTGAAAATCCGAAAAAGAACTTCATGCCTTCCCCGGGGAAGATCAACATGTATCTTCCGCCTGGCGGTTTTGGCGTCAGGGTTGATTCTGCCGTATATCCAGGCTACATGATTCCTCCGTTTTACGATTCGATGATTGCCAAACTCATCACATACGGCAACACGCGTGATGAAGCAATCAGCCGAATGAAACGGGCACTCAGTGAATACCTTATTGATGGCGTGGATACGACGATTCCGTTCCATCTTCGTCTTCTTAATCACAAAAAATTCAACGAAGGGGACTATAATACCAAGTTCCTTGAGATGTATAATGTGATGGAAGACTAA
- the spoIIIAG gene encoding stage III sporulation protein AG codes for MGDNEKKRGFSLKAFLPGQEAEGHGTRRSPIRYLLVIAAVGAALMLAGNFLSESGENAADTEPFPVLGAKEPEDKPAFGNGGGKEPESITDYENRYENQLKETLQEITGVSDVTVLVNVDATEEKILERNRATQSQHTDESDREGGKRKVEDQSLDEQTVIIRKGDGEEPIILKTMKPEIRGVVIVAKGADNIKVKKWIVEAVTRALDVPAHRVSVLPKK; via the coding sequence ATGGGGGATAATGAGAAAAAGCGGGGGTTCAGCCTGAAAGCATTCTTGCCCGGGCAGGAGGCTGAAGGACACGGCACAAGGCGCTCGCCGATCCGGTATTTGCTAGTGATTGCAGCTGTTGGAGCCGCGCTGATGCTGGCGGGGAATTTTTTATCCGAAAGCGGGGAAAATGCGGCTGACACAGAACCTTTTCCGGTCTTGGGAGCAAAAGAACCTGAAGACAAGCCGGCATTCGGCAATGGGGGCGGCAAGGAACCGGAGTCGATCACTGACTATGAAAACCGCTATGAAAACCAGCTGAAAGAGACGCTCCAGGAAATAACAGGCGTAAGTGATGTCACTGTCCTGGTCAATGTGGATGCGACTGAAGAAAAAATACTTGAAAGAAATCGTGCAACCCAGAGCCAGCATACAGATGAAAGCGACCGTGAAGGCGGTAAGCGGAAAGTGGAGGATCAATCACTTGATGAACAGACCGTCATTATACGTAAAGGCGATGGTGAAGAGCCGATCATCCTAAAGACGATGAAACCTGAAATACGGGGGGTAGTCATCGTGGCAAAGGGAGCAGATAACATAAAAGTGAAAAAGTGGATTGTGGAAGCTGTGACAAGGGCGCTCGATGTGCCGGCTCATAGAGTAAGTGTATTGCCTAAAAAGTAA
- the xseA gene encoding exodeoxyribonuclease VII large subunit yields the protein MSEQRFLTVTALTRYIKRKFETDRHLKDIWFKGEISNFKLHNRGHMYFTIKDEQSRIAAVMFAGQNRQLAFKPENGMKILVRGQISVYEPMGSYQVYVKEMQPDGLGSLYLAYEELKKKLEAEGLFKPERKKPIPAVPSYVGVITSPTGAAVRDIFTTIKRRFPVAGIVLFPVLVQGKEAAPSIASAIRKANENEFLDVLIVGRGGGSIEDLWAFNEEVVAREISASRLPVISAVGHETDFTIADFTADLRAPTPTAAAELAVPHLNELAERVKERQMRLFRSVKELAGNRREQLNRLQKSYAFKYPGQMLIQKEQELDRMMERLDRSFKYVHERKSENFKQLDNRLARQHPREHVLAARENYENTRKSLMKEFRGIFEDKQAAFQQGIAQLNALNPLRVMERGFSVVYREDRLVKSVQSVKAGDSIQIKMHDGQLGCQVSDIKEGDGE from the coding sequence ATGAGTGAGCAGCGCTTTTTAACCGTTACCGCTTTAACCAGGTATATCAAGCGGAAATTTGAAACAGACAGGCACCTGAAAGACATCTGGTTCAAAGGTGAGATTTCCAATTTCAAGCTCCATAACAGAGGTCATATGTATTTCACCATTAAAGATGAGCAGTCCAGAATTGCGGCTGTCATGTTTGCGGGTCAAAACAGGCAGCTGGCATTCAAGCCGGAAAACGGCATGAAAATATTGGTGCGCGGTCAAATATCAGTATATGAACCGATGGGGTCTTACCAGGTATATGTAAAAGAAATGCAGCCGGATGGCCTGGGGAGCCTGTACCTCGCTTATGAAGAATTGAAAAAGAAACTCGAAGCCGAAGGGCTGTTCAAGCCGGAACGCAAAAAGCCCATTCCGGCTGTGCCTTCATATGTCGGGGTGATCACCTCCCCGACAGGCGCAGCTGTAAGGGATATATTCACAACGATCAAAAGACGGTTTCCTGTTGCAGGAATCGTCTTGTTTCCTGTTCTCGTCCAGGGTAAAGAAGCCGCACCTTCCATTGCCTCAGCCATCAGAAAAGCGAATGAAAATGAGTTTCTCGATGTTCTGATCGTCGGCAGGGGAGGAGGATCAATCGAGGATTTATGGGCGTTCAATGAAGAGGTCGTCGCCCGTGAAATTTCGGCATCCCGGCTTCCGGTCATTTCTGCTGTGGGGCATGAAACGGACTTTACTATCGCCGATTTCACCGCTGATCTCCGGGCTCCGACTCCTACGGCAGCCGCTGAACTCGCCGTACCTCATCTGAATGAACTTGCCGAACGTGTAAAGGAAAGGCAAATGCGGTTGTTCCGTTCGGTCAAGGAGTTGGCCGGAAACCGCCGTGAACAGTTGAACAGGCTGCAAAAGTCCTATGCCTTCAAGTATCCTGGACAAATGCTTATCCAAAAAGAGCAGGAACTTGACAGGATGATGGAGCGGCTGGACCGTTCTTTCAAATATGTGCACGAACGAAAATCAGAGAACTTCAAACAGCTCGATAACCGCCTGGCCCGCCAGCACCCGCGGGAACATGTGCTGGCGGCCAGAGAGAATTACGAAAACACCAGAAAGTCGCTTATGAAAGAGTTCAGAGGAATTTTTGAAGATAAACAAGCTGCATTCCAGCAGGGGATTGCACAGCTGAACGCCTTAAATCCGCTTCGTGTCATGGAACGGGGATTCAGTGTCGTCTACAGGGAAGACAGGCTGGTCAAATCAGTTCAATCAGTTAAGGCTGGCGACTCGATTCAAATCAAGATGCATGATGGTCAGCTGGGCTGCCAGGTATCGGACATAAAGGAGGGTGACGGTGAATGA
- a CDS encoding SpoIIIAH-like family protein, which translates to MILKKQTVWLLTMLSLVVVLSVYYITSPEQEDPFAMDDEKAEEQAAKEAEADAGAVDDVTVKEADKAPAESAEGVDISGISTDEAFTALRLEMETQRSRVIEDLEAIVASADQPVEKKNEAYEEMQEIRAMASKESILETMIRTKGYEDALVNAEGDQVRVIVKAKEHSKTAAVDIMKLVEEEFGGKLVAVEFQPVN; encoded by the coding sequence ATGATTTTGAAGAAACAAACGGTATGGTTGCTTACAATGCTAAGCCTGGTAGTTGTTCTGTCGGTTTACTACATCACTTCACCGGAACAGGAAGACCCTTTTGCAATGGATGATGAAAAAGCGGAAGAGCAGGCTGCCAAAGAGGCGGAAGCTGATGCGGGAGCGGTGGATGATGTAACGGTGAAGGAAGCGGACAAAGCTCCAGCGGAAAGCGCGGAAGGCGTAGACATCAGCGGAATTTCAACGGATGAAGCCTTCACGGCATTGCGGCTGGAAATGGAAACTCAGCGTTCTCGAGTGATCGAAGACCTGGAGGCAATTGTAGCTTCGGCCGATCAGCCGGTTGAAAAGAAGAATGAAGCGTATGAAGAGATGCAGGAAATCAGGGCAATGGCTTCAAAAGAAAGCATTCTTGAAACGATGATCCGCACGAAAGGATATGAGGACGCACTAGTAAATGCTGAAGGGGATCAGGTGCGAGTAATCGTCAAAGCAAAAGAGCATTCAAAAACCGCTGCGGTTGATATTATGAAACTGGTGGAAGAAGAATTCGGGGGGAAACTGGTTGCTGTCGAATTTCAGCCTGTAAACTGA
- a CDS encoding exodeoxyribonuclease VII small subunit — protein MNDKKEELTFEQAMEQLESIVNKLEEGDVPLEKAIDYFQEGMKLSKVCNDKLQNVENQMDKIVKEDGELHPFSYQEDAAD, from the coding sequence ATGAACGATAAAAAGGAAGAATTGACATTTGAACAGGCTATGGAGCAGCTCGAATCCATCGTTAATAAGCTGGAAGAAGGGGATGTGCCGCTGGAAAAGGCCATTGATTATTTCCAGGAAGGCATGAAACTTTCCAAGGTGTGCAACGATAAATTGCAAAACGTTGAAAACCAAATGGATAAGATTGTAAAAGAGGACGGGGAACTTCATCCGTTTTCTTATCAGGAGGATGCAGCGGACTGA
- the nusB gene encoding transcription antitermination factor NusB encodes MKRRIAREKAIQALFQVDRSDIEPEEALEHVLEEEEESDDFLESLVSGTLENREAIDERIKAHLQNWSLDRIGNVDRTILRMGIYEMLYIDEIPMNVTMNEAIELAKIYGDDNSSRFINGVLSKVATSLK; translated from the coding sequence ATGAAAAGAAGGATAGCGAGAGAAAAAGCAATCCAGGCTTTGTTTCAAGTGGATCGAAGTGATATAGAACCTGAAGAAGCACTGGAACATGTGCTTGAAGAAGAGGAAGAGTCGGATGACTTTCTGGAGAGTCTTGTAAGCGGCACGCTCGAAAACAGGGAAGCCATCGATGAAAGGATAAAAGCGCATCTCCAAAATTGGTCATTGGACCGCATTGGCAATGTGGACCGGACCATTTTACGAATGGGCATATATGAAATGCTCTATATTGATGAGATTCCTATGAATGTCACCATGAATGAAGCCATAGAATTGGCAAAAATTTATGGCGATGACAACTCCAGCCGCTTTATAAATGGTGTATTATCAAAAGTGGCCACCTCGCTCAAGTAG
- a CDS encoding Asp23/Gls24 family envelope stress response protein — MSEQNLLNMSNTQDLGKVEIAPEVIEVIAGLAASEVEGVASMRGNFAADVIERLGKKSHGKGVKVELSENGITIDVFAVMKFDVNIPEVARQIQENIRQTLLNMTALEVEEINIHVVGVQLESKKLAEDVTE; from the coding sequence ATGAGCGAACAAAATCTTTTAAACATGAGTAATACACAGGATCTCGGGAAAGTGGAAATCGCTCCTGAGGTTATTGAAGTGATTGCAGGCCTTGCTGCTTCAGAGGTTGAGGGAGTTGCATCCATGCGGGGCAACTTTGCTGCAGATGTCATTGAAAGACTCGGCAAGAAAAGCCACGGCAAAGGTGTCAAAGTGGAGCTCAGCGAAAACGGCATTACAATTGATGTATTTGCTGTTATGAAATTCGATGTAAACATCCCTGAAGTCGCAAGACAAATTCAGGAAAATATCCGCCAGACCCTGCTGAACATGACGGCGCTTGAAGTGGAAGAAATCAACATCCATGTTGTCGGCGTTCAGCTTGAGTCCAAAAAACTTGCAGAAGACGTGACAGAATAA
- the accB gene encoding acetyl-CoA carboxylase biotin carboxyl carrier protein: MIKIQEIRELIRLIDQSSIDEFKYEADGAKIKMKKYSGAVRTVVTESESNPAQAPVGEEQAPPQPSQPAAAPAEAPAKEAKPEKQPEPQPADENLHTIESPMVGTFYASPSPDADSYVNVGDSIEEGSVVCIVEAMKLFNEIEAEVKGEIAEILVENGQLVEYGQPLFKVKPE, translated from the coding sequence GTGATTAAAATCCAGGAAATCAGAGAACTGATTCGGTTAATTGACCAGTCAAGCATTGATGAATTCAAGTATGAAGCAGATGGAGCAAAAATTAAAATGAAAAAGTACAGCGGAGCAGTCCGAACCGTTGTAACGGAAAGCGAATCCAATCCTGCACAAGCACCCGTCGGGGAAGAGCAGGCTCCACCTCAGCCATCTCAGCCTGCAGCAGCACCAGCAGAAGCGCCGGCCAAGGAGGCCAAGCCGGAAAAGCAGCCTGAACCGCAGCCAGCCGATGAAAATTTACATACGATTGAATCCCCGATGGTCGGGACCTTTTATGCTTCTCCGTCCCCTGATGCAGACTCATATGTAAACGTAGGCGATTCCATTGAAGAAGGTTCGGTTGTTTGTATCGTTGAAGCGATGAAACTGTTCAACGAAATTGAAGCGGAAGTAAAAGGCGAAATTGCAGAAATCCTTGTCGAAAATGGCCAGCTTGTTGAATACGGGCAGCCGCTGTTTAAAGTAAAGCCTGAATAG
- the folD gene encoding bifunctional methylenetetrahydrofolate dehydrogenase/methenyltetrahydrofolate cyclohydrolase FolD: MAATIISGKDLAKEKREAMKNEVGRLKEKGIVPGLAVILVGNNPASLSYVKGKQKASKEAGIHFVLIEKPESITEKELLDEIDRFNNDESIHGILVQLPLPPHINETAVIEKIDPDKDVDGFHPINIGRMMTGQEAFIPCTPAGIVEMVKSIDYPIEGKHVVVVGRSNIVGKPVGMLFLNENATVTYCHSRTADMSSFTRSADILVVAAGKMHLIQAEDIKEGAVVIDVGVNRMENGKLTGDVDFERAKESASYITPVPGGVGPMTITMLLHNTIQSARRSHNLKDDQ; the protein is encoded by the coding sequence ATGGCAGCAACAATAATCAGCGGAAAAGACCTTGCAAAAGAAAAAAGGGAAGCGATGAAGAATGAAGTGGGGCGTCTGAAGGAAAAAGGAATCGTTCCTGGCCTGGCAGTTATTCTGGTCGGAAACAATCCGGCTTCTCTTTCCTACGTAAAGGGGAAACAAAAAGCCAGCAAAGAGGCCGGCATCCATTTTGTCCTCATTGAAAAGCCGGAATCCATTACCGAAAAAGAATTGCTTGATGAAATCGACCGCTTCAACAATGATGAGTCTATCCATGGTATTCTTGTGCAGTTGCCGCTTCCTCCGCATATAAATGAAACAGCAGTCATTGAAAAGATTGATCCCGATAAAGACGTAGACGGTTTTCACCCGATCAATATCGGCCGGATGATGACGGGACAGGAAGCATTTATCCCTTGTACGCCAGCCGGCATTGTCGAAATGGTAAAATCTATCGATTATCCTATCGAAGGCAAACATGTCGTGGTCGTAGGCCGAAGCAACATCGTCGGAAAGCCTGTCGGCATGTTATTCCTGAATGAAAATGCAACTGTTACATACTGCCATTCGAGGACAGCTGACATGTCCTCTTTCACACGCAGCGCTGATATCCTTGTCGTCGCAGCTGGAAAAATGCATCTTATACAAGCAGAAGATATAAAAGAAGGCGCCGTTGTCATTGACGTAGGAGTGAATCGCATGGAAAACGGCAAACTGACTGGGGATGTTGATTTTGAACGTGCAAAGGAGTCAGCATCATATATCACACCGGTGCCGGGTGGAGTTGGACCGATGACAATTACGATGCTTTTGCATAACACTATCCAGTCTGCGAGAAGGAGCCATAATTTAAAGGATGACCAGTAA